A genomic segment from Spinacia oleracea cultivar Varoflay chromosome 3, BTI_SOV_V1, whole genome shotgun sequence encodes:
- the LOC110796549 gene encoding uncharacterized protein yields MYICLQPCKEGFMGGCRPILGVDGCHLRGPYPGILLTAVWKDGNNNIFPVAWAVVETEDRDTWTWFLELLVKDIESVKDAVTWVHERGEEISDDNADVTYMSDRQKGLLEAFRTVVPNADTRYCCRHIWANFKLKFPVEAYRESFWKAARASTKHHFDKHMADIKDLNPEAFVYLNSIPVIHWSRHGFSSRAKSGMLLNNCCESFNHVLKEAREKPILSLMEWIRRYMMKRCCAKREGLKQFVGLIMPSVLKMIERGQKEVSKMRLIQSDLYEFEVDHDGDTFVVNLQTKTCGCYRWTLMGIPCWHALACIAKRRLNYEDFVHPAYHVKTYAATYAPHFSPMPGEKQWDKSPQPQPLPPPYRVMPGRPSKRKRKKEAGEAKENKVKRARKQNTCGNCGQLGHNRKKCGRPAAQSVPKQPKGRPRTKTAQHTNPAQSAQQATTNQSAQQATTNLNQAAPIQNRRQSPVPRKAASTSAQPTGGRKTVASKGKQPAPAKHPSKKRKTTSVNALQSSQSSQKVVFPWQKTSI; encoded by the exons ATGTACATTTGCCTTCAACCTTGCAAAGAAGGCTTCATGGGTGGTTGTAGGCCTATCCTAGGAGTTGATGGCTGCCATTTGAGAGGACCATATCCAGGAATCTTGCTAACTGCTGTATGGAAAGATGGCAACAACAACATCTTTCCAGTAGCATGGGCTGTGGTAGAAACTGAAGATAGAGACACATGGACTTGGTTCCTTGAGCTACTTGTGAAGGATATTGAATCTGTGAAGGATGCTGTGACATGGGTGCATGAAAGAGGGGAAGAAATTAGTGATGATAATGCTGATGTTACTTACATGTCAGATAGGCAGAAG GGGTTGCTTGAAGCTTTCAGGACTGTTGTTCCAAATGCAGACACAAGGTACTGCTGCAGACATATATGGGCAAACTTTAAGTTGAAGTTCCCAGTGGAGGCATACAGAGAGAGCTTTTGGAAAGCTGCTAGGGCTTCTACCAAG CACCATTTTGATAAACACATGGCTGATATTAAGGATTTAAATCCAGAGGCATTTGTGTATTTGAATAGTATCCCTGTCATCCATTGGTCTAGGCATGGGTTTAGTTCTAGGGCAAAATCTGGAATGTTGTTGAACAATTGTTGTGAGAGTTTCAACCATGTTCTGAAGGAAGCTAGGGAGAAACCCATACTGTCTTTGATGGAGTGGATTAGGAGGTATATGATGAAGCGGTGTTGTGCAAAGAGAGAGGGGTTGAAACAGTTTGTGGGTTTGATAATGCCATCTGTGTTAAAGATGATTGAGAGGGGACAAAAAGAGGTGAGCAAAATGAGGTTGATTCAATCTGATTTGTATGAGTTTGAGGTGGATCATGATGGGGACACCTTTGTTGTGAATCTTCAAACAAAGACGTGTGGATGTTATAGGTGGACACTCATGGGAATCCCTTGTTGGCATGCATTGGCATGTATAGCAAAAAGAAGGTTGAACTACGAAGATTTTGTGCACCCGGCATACCATGTTAAGACGTATGCTGCCACATATGCACCACACTTCTCTCCTATGCCAGGTGAGAAACAGTGGGACAAGTCACCACAGCCACAGCCACTCCCTCCACCATATAGGGTGATGCCTGGAAGGCCTTCAAAGAGAAAGAGGAAGAAAGAGGCTGGTGAGGCAAAGGAGAACAAGGTGAAAAGGGCTAGGAAGCAAAACACTTGTGGGAATTGTGGGCAATTGGGCCACAACAGGAAGAAGTGTGGGAGACCAGCTGCACAAAGTGTTCCAAAGCAGCCTAAGGGAAGACCAAGAACAAAGACTGCACAGCACACCAATCCTGCACAGTCTGCACAGCAAGCAACAACCAACCAGTCTGCACAGCAAGCAACAACCAACCTCAACCAAGCTGCACCTATCCAAAACAGAAGGCAATCACCTGTCCCAAGGAAAGCTGCATCCACATCAGCACAGCCAACTGGTGGGAGAAAAACAGTGGCATCAAAGGGCAAACAACCAGCCCCTGCAAAGCATCCAAGTAAGAAGAGGAAGACAACTTCAGTAAACGCTCTACAAAGCTCACAATCATCACAAAAGGTTGTGTTTCCTTGGCAAAAAACTAGCATTTGA
- the LOC110796546 gene encoding uncharacterized protein: MSHQKAKMCGCGYPVVQRTSWTHENPGRKFKSCRFYNFGTGQRGCDAFDWVDEDILEWQKDVTNHLLSEKQRLAMEMKIIKGRAEFMEHEMKRLNEEHEKMKVKYEKMRKMAEGSSKIKNEHVYILISLCAIVSVVVSALYVMVFA; the protein is encoded by the coding sequence ATGTCCCATCAAAAAGCGAAAATGTGTGGTTGTGGGTATCCCGTTGTTCAAAGAACATCATGGACACATGAGAATCCGGGGAGGAAATTTAAAagttgcagattctacaacttcGGAACTGGGCAAAGGGGATGTGATGCATTTGATTGGGTTGATGAAGACATTCTTGAGTGGCAAAAAGACGTCACTAATCATCTTCTTTCAGAAAAGCAGAGGCTTGCAATGGAGatgaaaataattaagggaAGAGCTGAATTCATGGAACATGAAATGAAGAGGTTGAATGAGGAGCATGAGAAGATGAAGGTGAAGTACGAGAAGATGAGGAAGATGGCAGAAGGAAGTTCGAAGATTAAGAATGAACATGTCTACATTCTTATTTCTCTTTGTGCTATTGTTTCAGTTGTGGTCAGTGCTTTGTATGTCATGGTGTTTGCGTAG